One genomic window of Phragmitibacter flavus includes the following:
- a CDS encoding FkbM family methyltransferase, whose amino-acid sequence MADHGHIASSSILSGLGRQRVAPGQDVMALDGTQKIMSLNQLKRITRRLLPAPLFQTIQKIRTLRHRPDPEIARLRQAFELAQTSEAMQVRPDLKLILDPESKEPFSWFCWRSPEMVKELDFFISLIAGANTFADIGASHGIFSLVFLNINPNGRVLSIDPSPLAHQYRTTNAQLNDMSESLRCLQVACGASTGSLDMHFNWHHLDISGEGDERREKISVPLRPLDHICTDLNFSPEIIKIDVEGYELEVLQGAENTLKHANTLLIEIHPEFLDKLNFSQSDIFDWLHIRKWRVQSLDRIDMKRDKFVDQIHTFHVYCERIGAVE is encoded by the coding sequence ATGGCGGACCATGGCCACATCGCTTCTTCCTCAATCTTATCTGGACTGGGCCGTCAGCGAGTGGCGCCCGGTCAAGATGTCATGGCTCTGGATGGAACCCAAAAAATTATGAGTCTCAATCAGCTAAAACGCATCACCAGAAGATTGCTTCCTGCACCGCTTTTCCAGACGATTCAGAAAATCCGGACATTAAGACATCGTCCAGATCCTGAAATTGCCCGCCTACGTCAGGCCTTTGAGCTCGCACAAACTTCCGAGGCGATGCAAGTCAGGCCGGACCTCAAATTGATTCTAGATCCCGAAAGCAAGGAACCTTTCAGTTGGTTTTGCTGGCGGTCACCTGAAATGGTGAAGGAACTTGATTTCTTCATATCTCTTATTGCAGGTGCAAATACCTTCGCCGACATCGGAGCAAGTCACGGAATCTTTTCATTGGTATTTCTCAACATCAATCCGAATGGCCGGGTGCTGTCAATAGATCCTTCGCCTCTCGCTCATCAGTATCGGACTACCAACGCCCAATTGAATGACATGAGTGAGTCGCTACGCTGTCTCCAGGTTGCTTGCGGAGCTTCAACCGGTTCTCTGGACATGCATTTCAACTGGCATCATCTCGATATTTCTGGAGAAGGGGATGAAAGACGGGAAAAAATTTCAGTGCCTCTCCGCCCCTTGGACCATATATGCACTGATTTAAACTTTTCTCCAGAAATCATCAAGATAGATGTAGAAGGTTATGAGTTGGAGGTTCTACAAGGTGCGGAAAATACTTTAAAGCATGCAAATACGCTGCTGATTGAAATTCATCCGGAATTTTTGGACAAACTCAATTTTTCTCAATCTGACATTTTTGACTGGCTGCACATACGAAAATGGCGGGTTCAATCGCTGGATAGGATTGACATGAAACGTGATAAGTTTGTCGATCAAATTCACACGTTTCATGTCTACTGTGAGCGGATCGGTGCAGTGGAATGA
- a CDS encoding glycosyltransferase family 2 protein has protein sequence MHMTSKSHAVCSDLAVLIPSRGRAVELAATYRSIRRQALLPAQVVFAVTNESDIVQVDRESGEIDFCYHQSGKTAQLNAGIRKLRPEITLVAIMDDDVELSKEYLRIVRKIFGEHQDLVGLDGHLLANGGVDRQEALDLVNAYDGNSPRSPDSDFAIRWYPSDKGLYGCCMTIRREVFNHIQFDERLPMYSWMDDADIGIRAQRFGKCAYSPNACMAHLAVKSGRDSGIRFGFAQIMNPFYLGSTGVFQWSTVLKNHVLKAVAANLFGVMRRDKSVDRLGRLRGNWIALSNLVKGRIEPELIREIRG, from the coding sequence ATGCACATGACCAGCAAGAGCCATGCAGTTTGTAGCGACCTGGCTGTTCTGATTCCTTCGCGGGGGCGGGCGGTCGAGTTGGCAGCGACTTATCGATCAATCAGAAGGCAGGCTTTGCTGCCCGCGCAGGTGGTATTCGCCGTCACCAACGAGTCAGACATCGTTCAAGTAGACAGGGAGTCAGGGGAAATTGATTTTTGCTATCACCAATCGGGGAAAACCGCACAACTCAACGCCGGAATTCGGAAGCTGCGTCCTGAGATAACCCTTGTTGCGATCATGGATGACGATGTCGAACTGTCTAAAGAATACCTTCGAATCGTCAGAAAAATATTTGGCGAGCATCAAGATCTTGTAGGTCTGGATGGCCACCTTTTGGCCAATGGTGGAGTTGATCGTCAGGAAGCATTGGACTTGGTCAACGCATACGACGGAAATTCGCCTAGGTCCCCCGATTCAGACTTTGCCATTCGGTGGTATCCTTCCGACAAGGGTCTCTACGGTTGCTGCATGACCATACGCCGGGAGGTGTTTAATCACATTCAGTTTGATGAGAGGCTGCCCATGTATTCCTGGATGGATGATGCCGACATTGGCATCAGGGCTCAACGATTCGGCAAATGCGCCTATAGCCCCAATGCATGCATGGCTCACCTCGCTGTGAAGTCTGGACGCGACTCAGGTATCCGGTTTGGATTCGCACAAATCATGAATCCATTCTATCTGGGCTCAACCGGGGTTTTTCAATGGAGCACTGTTCTAAAAAATCATGTGCTTAAAGCCGTTGCGGCGAACCTGTTTGGCGTAATGCGGCGGGACAAATCGGTCGACCGTTTGGGGCGTTTGCGAGGAAATTGGATTGCTCTATCGAACCTGGTGAAAGGGCGAATCGAACCCGAGCTCATCAGGGAAATTCGAGGCTAA
- a CDS encoding glycosyltransferase: MKVAFVTDRVSRRAGGLFDACKHLAQSIHTQGVQIETFGVSDVESNEDEKSWVPVPLHLAKPTPALARSLAFAPDLRSSLVSASPDVVHLHGLWNYPSWASWRWRRTTGRAEVIHPHGMLDPWALKHSGWKKQLALACFEAAHLNGASCIRSLCDSELEAIRKMGVRSPICVIPNGINLPALKASSDHAVTRSASRKRLLYLGRLHPKKGLMEMIKAWEVFVKLYPESGWTLEIAGWDENDHESELMRLCDELGLKWQRTKKDKNFSEAGSNGSVTFHGPTFGDDKDALYRSADAFILPSLSEGLPMVILEAWAYAKPVLMTPACNLSVGVEYGAAFLIHANKASIADRLEKLASLTDGERAAMGKKGRDLVEKRFTWDHVATQLIQVNEWLINGHARPDHVHL, encoded by the coding sequence ATGAAGGTGGCATTTGTTACCGACCGTGTCTCACGTCGCGCAGGCGGCTTGTTTGATGCGTGCAAACATCTCGCTCAATCGATTCACACGCAGGGTGTGCAAATTGAGACATTTGGCGTTTCAGATGTCGAATCGAATGAAGACGAGAAAAGTTGGGTTCCCGTTCCTCTTCATTTGGCGAAACCAACACCGGCGTTGGCGCGCAGTCTTGCATTCGCACCGGACCTGCGTAGTTCATTAGTTTCTGCATCGCCAGACGTTGTTCATTTGCATGGGCTCTGGAATTATCCTTCATGGGCGTCATGGCGTTGGCGCCGGACCACTGGAAGAGCAGAAGTGATTCACCCGCATGGCATGTTGGATCCGTGGGCGCTGAAACACAGCGGATGGAAAAAACAATTGGCATTGGCCTGTTTCGAGGCGGCCCATCTTAATGGAGCCTCTTGTATTCGGTCTTTGTGTGATTCGGAGTTGGAGGCCATTCGTAAAATGGGGGTGCGATCTCCGATTTGTGTCATTCCCAACGGCATCAATCTTCCGGCTTTGAAAGCTTCTAGCGATCATGCTGTGACGCGGTCTGCCAGCCGGAAACGGTTGCTCTATTTGGGCCGTCTCCATCCAAAAAAAGGATTGATGGAAATGATCAAAGCTTGGGAGGTTTTTGTGAAGCTTTATCCCGAAAGTGGCTGGACTCTTGAAATAGCAGGCTGGGATGAAAACGACCATGAATCCGAATTGATGCGATTGTGTGACGAGTTGGGACTCAAGTGGCAGCGAACCAAGAAAGACAAAAACTTTTCTGAAGCCGGTTCGAACGGGTCAGTAACGTTTCATGGTCCAACGTTCGGAGATGATAAAGACGCGTTATATCGCTCGGCGGACGCTTTCATCCTCCCCTCTTTGAGTGAGGGGCTGCCAATGGTCATACTGGAAGCGTGGGCCTACGCAAAGCCGGTGCTGATGACTCCGGCATGCAATCTTTCGGTAGGAGTTGAATACGGCGCTGCATTCTTGATCCATGCAAACAAGGCAAGCATTGCCGACAGGTTGGAAAAGTTGGCTTCATTAACCGATGGGGAAAGAGCCGCGATGGGTAAAAAAGGCCGGGACTTGGTGGAGAAACGTTTCACTTGGGATCACGTCGCCACACAATTGATACAGGTCAATGAATGGCTGATCAACGGACACGCCCGGCCCGATCATGTGCATCTGTGA
- a CDS encoding glycosyltransferase family 4 protein: MKLAVLFDHFGPYHLARLGAAAGFFRVTGIEFSTLSKDYAWNRCEHGDLKIISMRTSNAAGSDNGINVPFRERLNTTLSQLNPDVVAIPGWSSKEALVALHWCMNRGVPSIMMSESNAHDEPRVEWKEWIKKSIVACSSSALVGGSSHRQYLHCLGMPGSQIALGYDAVDNDFFNRRSINIQETSPGNSTGSFLASARFIEKKNLLRLLEAYKVYRTRGTADGNSSSLWNLTILGDGPLRENLEHQVSELALGSFVSLPGFLQYDELPDYYAKASAFIHASTTEQWGLVVNEAMASGLPVMVSNRCGCANDLVVDGANGFVFDPYDTQSIADCLTLMASLTEAKLAEMGRRSRELIQPWGPERFGEGMKVAVEAAIRVGPKRPSFISRAVVGLLSLR, encoded by the coding sequence TTGAAGCTGGCAGTTCTTTTTGATCACTTTGGTCCCTATCACTTGGCGAGGCTTGGGGCTGCAGCTGGCTTCTTCCGGGTGACGGGCATTGAGTTCTCCACACTTAGCAAAGACTATGCGTGGAACCGGTGTGAACATGGCGACCTCAAAATCATTTCGATGCGAACGTCGAATGCCGCAGGCAGTGACAACGGCATCAATGTTCCTTTCAGGGAACGCCTGAACACGACTCTTTCCCAACTCAATCCTGACGTGGTTGCGATTCCTGGTTGGAGCTCCAAGGAGGCTCTGGTCGCTCTTCATTGGTGCATGAATCGTGGTGTCCCGTCGATCATGATGTCTGAGAGCAACGCACACGACGAGCCTCGAGTTGAATGGAAAGAGTGGATAAAGAAATCGATTGTGGCCTGTTCATCCTCGGCGTTGGTTGGAGGTTCGTCCCACCGACAATATTTACATTGCCTGGGCATGCCTGGTTCTCAGATCGCGCTGGGCTACGACGCGGTGGATAATGACTTTTTCAACCGTCGCTCAATCAATATTCAAGAGACTTCTCCTGGCAATTCTACGGGGAGTTTTCTCGCCAGCGCCAGATTCATTGAAAAGAAGAATCTGTTGCGTCTCCTGGAAGCCTACAAGGTCTACCGCACACGTGGAACTGCAGATGGCAACTCATCAAGCCTGTGGAATCTTACCATTCTCGGTGATGGCCCGCTTCGAGAGAATTTGGAACATCAAGTGTCCGAATTGGCTTTAGGCAGCTTTGTTTCCTTGCCTGGATTTTTGCAATACGATGAGCTCCCGGATTATTATGCGAAAGCATCTGCGTTCATCCACGCCAGCACGACCGAACAATGGGGACTGGTTGTCAATGAGGCCATGGCAAGCGGCCTGCCTGTCATGGTTTCGAACCGGTGTGGTTGTGCCAATGATTTGGTCGTCGACGGTGCCAATGGTTTCGTTTTTGATCCTTATGATACCCAATCAATTGCGGATTGCTTGACATTGATGGCCAGCCTGACAGAAGCGAAACTGGCGGAAATGGGACGTCGGAGTCGGGAACTTATTCAACCTTGGGGACCCGAACGGTTTGGCGAAGGTATGAAGGTCGCGGTCGAAGCTGCCATCCGGGTGGGACCTAAACGACCATCCTTCATAAGTCGCGCGGTGGTTGGATTGTTGTCGTTGCGATGA
- a CDS encoding YdcF family protein has product MLMSFRLKTSTLCVTAVSIIVAALSWIQWGNWPNAVPIDPSWKPDLVLVLGGGDEARSREALRWHSRFPGLPIVVTGDGGTILRELTEAGVPNGLILHEQNATSTHENADFTDPIIDAMPEVRRVLLITNWFHAARSLAVFRKRQPEREFAVAFETASQVPNPWEVKSQRRERLAALFYLFRYGVNPFSP; this is encoded by the coding sequence ATGTTGATGAGTTTCAGGCTGAAAACTTCGACCCTTTGCGTGACTGCTGTTTCAATCATCGTTGCTGCCCTAAGTTGGATTCAGTGGGGAAACTGGCCCAATGCCGTCCCTATAGACCCATCCTGGAAACCTGACCTTGTTCTGGTGCTTGGAGGCGGAGACGAAGCCAGGTCGAGGGAAGCGTTGCGCTGGCACTCGCGCTTTCCAGGTTTGCCTATCGTGGTAACCGGGGATGGAGGGACCATTCTACGCGAGTTGACTGAGGCTGGAGTTCCAAACGGTCTTATTCTCCATGAACAAAACGCGACAAGCACCCATGAGAATGCTGATTTCACCGACCCAATCATTGATGCGATGCCGGAGGTGCGACGGGTGCTTTTGATAACGAACTGGTTCCATGCTGCCCGATCACTTGCGGTGTTTCGTAAACGGCAGCCCGAACGCGAGTTCGCAGTGGCTTTCGAGACTGCATCACAGGTGCCGAATCCCTGGGAAGTGAAAAGTCAAAGGCGCGAGCGATTGGCGGCGCTTTTCTATCTTTTTAGA
- a CDS encoding glycosyltransferase family 2 protein, producing the protein MEIFFAGFDQRMIESLSIKLLRNYLARDRMRFFSLLPVRDEAEIIEQSIRHLLTWSDFIYVFDTGSVDGTWEIVCDLAQIERRIVPLRRDPVYFNDTIVRGWIFHQARQIMRTGDWFLRVDADEFHHVPPPLFVKERLRPYETIVYHQYYNFVLLKSEVDAWNEGKESMTDRIKPIEERRRWYQPSVYSEPRMCRYRDTMHWPPSVSFPYNAGYLAAERLPIRHYAHRDPVQLERRCFLRAMMMADQDNRSNWSAPELHHWAMGEWENLITPDDAPGLHYWLPETELPEVHQSNHLAKPAIRSLQRLAHAFLLPILDQTRTGWPDGAYPKQIPAAVARRMETELGTNRTDA; encoded by the coding sequence CGATCAGAGAATGATCGAATCGCTTTCCATTAAACTGCTCCGCAACTATCTCGCACGTGATCGAATGAGATTCTTTAGCCTGCTACCTGTTCGAGACGAGGCCGAAATCATTGAACAATCGATAAGACATCTTTTGACGTGGTCGGACTTTATCTACGTGTTTGACACCGGTAGTGTGGATGGAACTTGGGAAATCGTTTGTGATCTGGCGCAAATTGAGCGACGCATTGTTCCTCTTCGAAGGGACCCGGTATACTTTAACGATACCATTGTAAGAGGTTGGATTTTTCATCAAGCACGACAAATAATGCGAACTGGAGACTGGTTTCTCCGAGTTGACGCTGACGAGTTTCATCATGTTCCCCCTCCCCTCTTTGTTAAGGAGCGCCTGCGTCCCTACGAAACAATAGTTTACCACCAGTATTACAACTTTGTTCTTCTGAAATCTGAAGTCGACGCATGGAATGAGGGGAAAGAGTCCATGACCGACCGGATTAAACCAATTGAAGAAAGGAGACGTTGGTATCAACCCAGTGTTTATTCGGAACCGAGGATGTGTCGTTACCGCGACACCATGCATTGGCCGCCGTCGGTGTCCTTTCCATACAACGCCGGTTATCTTGCCGCTGAACGTCTTCCAATTCGGCACTACGCCCACCGCGACCCCGTTCAGCTGGAGCGGCGCTGTTTTCTTCGAGCAATGATGATGGCCGATCAAGACAATCGTTCCAACTGGAGCGCACCCGAGTTGCATCATTGGGCAATGGGCGAATGGGAGAATCTCATCACTCCCGACGACGCCCCTGGTTTACACTACTGGCTGCCGGAAACGGAACTACCGGAGGTTCATCAATCCAATCATCTCGCAAAACCCGCCATCCGTTCTCTTCAGCGATTGGCCCATGCCTTTCTCCTTCCCATCCTTGATCAGACCCGAACCGGCTGGCCAGACGGTGCTTATCCCAAACAGATTCCAGCCGCAGTGGCAAGACGTATGGAAACCGAACTTGGCACAAACAGGACGGACGCTTGA
- a CDS encoding glycosyltransferase family 4 protein: protein MNGKTNAVAADTPIRVFFCCTGLGAVNRGFETFFREAFDELKTDPKIEALLIKGAKQDHTGSQRTPDEHAIRFFSRTGKIATAIGRLTGRSAYAVEQWSSFPAVVRQIRKFHPAVVFYSEANLGFLLHRFRRQIGVPYRLLFSNGGPCHPPFTQYDFVHQVAPVYHQEAIHFGEPPAKHFLVPYGIKVPSSPFPDADAKRRLRSTLNLPLNRPIVLSVGWISKHHKRMDFVIEEIARMSGPRPFLQLLGSTDSQSNEIITLANERLGSDNYSVLSLPKESVHDYYQASDAFVLASLSEGFGRVYIESLMHGLPTIAHRNEVTEYVLSDVGTLIDLTKPGQLAAQLSEELGKTPVSSFEEMSRRRNSIVRRFSWDALRTSYIDMFRSVASTFTHS from the coding sequence ATGAACGGAAAGACCAATGCAGTCGCTGCGGACACGCCTATACGAGTGTTTTTTTGTTGCACGGGTTTGGGAGCCGTCAACCGAGGATTTGAAACGTTTTTCCGCGAGGCTTTTGACGAGCTGAAAACTGACCCGAAAATTGAGGCCCTGCTCATTAAAGGTGCGAAACAAGATCACACTGGTTCACAACGGACTCCCGATGAACATGCGATAAGGTTTTTCTCCCGAACTGGGAAGATCGCCACAGCAATTGGACGTCTCACTGGACGTAGTGCATATGCAGTAGAGCAATGGAGCAGTTTTCCGGCTGTGGTTCGACAAATTCGTAAATTTCACCCTGCCGTCGTCTTCTACAGCGAGGCTAACTTGGGATTTTTGTTGCATCGCTTTCGCAGACAGATCGGAGTTCCCTATCGCCTTCTCTTTTCCAACGGTGGTCCCTGTCACCCGCCCTTCACCCAATACGATTTTGTCCACCAAGTGGCGCCGGTCTATCACCAGGAAGCCATCCATTTTGGTGAGCCGCCAGCCAAACATTTTCTGGTTCCTTATGGAATCAAAGTGCCCTCAAGCCCCTTCCCTGACGCTGATGCGAAGCGCCGACTCCGTTCCACTCTCAATCTGCCTTTGAACCGCCCAATTGTGCTAAGCGTAGGGTGGATCTCCAAACATCACAAAAGAATGGACTTCGTGATTGAAGAGATAGCCCGGATGTCTGGGCCAAGACCTTTCCTTCAGCTCTTGGGTTCAACCGATAGTCAAAGCAATGAGATCATCACCCTCGCAAATGAACGACTGGGTTCAGACAATTACTCCGTCCTCTCCCTCCCAAAAGAAAGTGTCCATGACTATTATCAGGCTTCTGACGCCTTTGTATTGGCATCCCTGTCCGAAGGCTTTGGACGTGTTTACATCGAATCTCTGATGCATGGACTTCCGACCATCGCCCATCGGAATGAAGTGACTGAGTATGTATTGAGTGACGTGGGAACTTTGATTGACCTCACCAAGCCTGGACAGCTTGCGGCGCAACTGTCTGAAGAACTAGGGAAGACCCCTGTATCGTCTTTTGAGGAGATGAGTCGACGAAGAAACAGCATTGTGAGGCGCTTCTCATGGGATGCATTGCGCACGTCCTACATTGACATGTTTCGTTCCGTGGCGTCAACCTTCACACATTCATAG